tcatGTTATGGCAAattgttcttttttcttctaCTCCATCTTGAACATTGCTCATGGTAAAACTCAACAGCTTGCATTGATACTTTGCACTGTAGAGTCAAAAGAGTCAGTCATTTTAAGAATGGTGCAGAATGAATGGGACAGCCAGCTTCCTCTCTGAAACCCCTGCCACACTCCTCTCATGCTCACATGGCCCTATATTTGCAAACCTTTCTGTCATGTGACCATCCGCTGTTATTCCCCATGATGCCTTTCTGTCAGTGGACATCTCAGCGGACTATGGGAGATAAACATTTGACTGGCCCAGAGTCAACCACAGtcagtccctccctctctccattctaTTTATATCCAGCCTAATTTTACTCCGGGGCTATTCTATTTCCCTCCAACCAACTTTCTCCTGTCACTtgctccccctcttcctctattccacttccttcttccttccttccttccagacTTCCTATATCCTATGGCTGGGGTTACACAAGCCCTCCACAGTGAGTATGCTCGCCACATTCATCATCACTATTTGTGAGTTCATCTCCAATCTTCTCCATGCTGTGTTGAGAGCGTTAGAGCCAGTGGCAGGTCCGGCCGGGTTGGCGGGGGCGGTCATGGAGGAGTTCAGCCCCAGACAGCTGGCTGCCAAGCAGCTGAAGGAGCGCTTCCTGAAGGCCCTGCAGAGGAACGACACCCAGGAGGTCCTGCAGATCCTCCACACCACCAACCTAGACATAAACACCGTGCTGGAGGTGGAGGACCGCAGCATGGTCCTGGCCTCATACAAACAAGGTAGGAGAGGAGGTACACATTTAGTCTGGGCATCCACAcctcaccaacaccaacaccaacaccaacaaaaTGACTGTTGGTATGATTGCGTTTAACATGTACTAAGTGTTCAGACACAGTTCACATAGGTACCGTAATCATATTCTAGTAAATGAAAATTAGAGGACTATCCACAGTGAAATACAAGACTATAAATGATTATACATTAAGACAAAGCATTAGTTAAGAAACATAGATACCTATTTGTTTGGATGATTCAATTCCACACTTCCTGAATAGCATAGATACAGGATTAGTTCTGCAGTTTATCCACTGAGTGGTGCCAAACCTCCACTGAATCTAAAGCTGGATCTTGACAGGAACCGTGAGCTACACTGGGTGAATCTCAATGACATACAACCTGTGGCCAACTAGAATGGAGTAGACATACTGCAATGCAGCATCCtgatttatcatttattttatcttcAACATTATCCCTGTACTGTATCTTTTTCTAATAATCATCTGAGCTGTAAATCTAAGTCAGAAAACCATAAGTGTCCTTGGCCTTTGCTGTAATTACGAAACTCTTTTTGTCCCTCCGATCTCCTACAGGTTACTGGCTGCCAGGCTACAAACTGGAGAAGTCCTGGGCGATGGggctccatgtgtgtgtgatgtacaaTGCCGTAGAAACAGCGCTGGTGCTCCTTCAGGAAGGGGCGGCGGTCAACCGGATGCCCAATGGGAAGACGCCGCTGCACGTGGCCTGCGAGGTCTCCAACGCCGACTGTGCGGCCTTGCTATTGGCCCACGGGGCCAGGGTCAACGGCCTATCGCTGAGCggacacacacccctccactaCTGTATCACCAGGGAGTCTGTGGACTGTGCCAAGCAGCTCATCCTCAAAGGTCAGGagggcagggagggaaggatggagagagggaatcCTTGGTTGGATAGATCAGTAAATTGATTAGTAGATGGGTGAAAGTGCAAAGGAACGACAAGCTACAGAGAgcataaaaacatccaaaacaaaaacataatcaGTCTTGTTTTCCCTTTCAGGTGGAAAAGTGAACATGCCCAGCCAGAACAACGATGAGGACACACCCttacacacagcagccagatTCGGCATCCCAGAGCTGGTGGCTCTGTACTTGGCCCACGGCGCTTCTGTGGACGCATTC
This window of the Centroberyx gerrardi isolate f3 unplaced genomic scaffold, fCenGer3.hap1.cur.20231027 Scaffold_123, whole genome shotgun sequence genome carries:
- the LOC139920724 gene encoding ankyrin repeat and SOCS box protein 4 → MLATFIITICEFISNLLHAVLRALEPVAGPAGLAGAVMEEFSPRQLAAKQLKERFLKALQRNDTQEVLQILHTTNLDINTVLEVEDRSMVLASYKQGYWLPGYKLEKSWAMGLHVCVMYNAVETALVLLQEGAAVNRMPNGKTPLHVACEVSNADCAALLLAHGARVNGLSLSGHTPLHYCITRESVDCAKQLILKGGKVNMPSQNNDEDTPLHTAARFGIPELVALYLAHGASVDAFNSRQETPLITAAFWTLDTKEQIYSQDHHLVCRILLDHKADPNLQEEDNKTALHKAAWNCDHVLMQMLLEAGADTRAMDINGCAPIQYLLKVTDVRAMAIPELCYQLLLNHNAARIYPPQFHKVLQTCYDFPKAVEIMVNSYERLKPTKKWRAAIPDDCYKRHEEFYDSLFAVCTNTPRTLLHLARCAIRAKLGRRCHTDIGQLPLPPSIQKYLLLEPEGILY